In Ruminiclostridium papyrosolvens DSM 2782, the following proteins share a genomic window:
- a CDS encoding helix-turn-helix domain-containing protein: MIDFKIYNEIIKLISRKVEGDYWDYKQEWHSDNERLLLDILCFANTVHNKDCYLIIGVADNGDIIGLTENSRNRKNQAAVIDLLSNSMFAGDFVPEVSVETILVNKKEIDVLTVFNSYDVPFYLRSKSRKYHSIVEGYIYSRKSDRNTPISENSSMQQIKLLWKKRLGLLSPPLEQIVSRMRNKSEWQEIGDTYYNVFNPDFKMKEEWDQEEYRDYKREYYSYNQYNESTNYINLYILCRETILKEFQVVLLDSGRYKTPAPTWGFIHDPTRYSESLYVYKYILKDSLDYALQQFIYNEDSDEARIAKGRFDEVVLYFENKQEQEEFHQSIEVYPTCVENYINDAKLKKYHISSNNKLEIKDCTEKLITAFAFNRFLSDYRRKKAGVDVKRIKSINIRHKSLDLLCPSNIAEHRVDINETGKVKHSLYNRENRKAVNSYCYSADKYWTRDFLNFVEPITTDWELDYSVDICNGYEWRCTLKYDDGTSKLIIGNVVPPPFSDDIERRIKNLVSFDEAPWLFT, encoded by the coding sequence GTGATCGATTTTAAAATATATAATGAAATAATTAAACTTATTAGTAGAAAAGTTGAGGGCGATTATTGGGATTATAAACAAGAATGGCATAGTGATAATGAGCGCCTTCTTCTTGATATATTATGTTTTGCCAATACTGTCCATAATAAAGATTGTTATCTAATAATTGGAGTTGCGGATAATGGTGACATTATAGGATTAACGGAAAACAGCCGAAATAGAAAGAATCAAGCGGCTGTAATAGATCTGTTATCAAATTCAATGTTCGCGGGTGATTTTGTACCAGAGGTTTCTGTTGAAACAATATTAGTAAACAAAAAGGAAATAGATGTACTTACTGTTTTTAACTCTTACGATGTACCCTTTTACCTTCGATCAAAGTCAAGAAAGTACCATTCAATTGTAGAAGGATATATTTACTCCAGAAAGAGCGATAGAAATACTCCTATCTCTGAAAATAGCTCTATGCAGCAGATTAAATTGCTCTGGAAGAAAAGGCTGGGCTTACTTAGTCCGCCGCTGGAGCAGATTGTTTCAAGGATGAGGAACAAATCAGAATGGCAAGAAATTGGTGATACATACTACAATGTATTTAACCCAGACTTTAAGATGAAGGAAGAATGGGATCAAGAAGAGTATAGGGACTACAAGCGCGAGTACTATTCGTATAATCAATATAATGAAAGCACTAATTATATCAATTTATACATTTTATGCAGAGAAACCATTTTAAAAGAATTCCAAGTAGTGTTACTAGATAGTGGTAGATATAAAACTCCTGCTCCCACATGGGGATTTATTCATGATCCAACCAGATATTCGGAGTCATTATATGTTTACAAATATATTTTAAAAGATAGTTTAGATTACGCTTTACAGCAGTTTATTTATAATGAGGATAGTGATGAAGCAAGAATCGCAAAGGGTAGATTTGATGAGGTTGTTCTATATTTTGAAAACAAGCAGGAACAAGAAGAGTTCCATCAATCAATAGAAGTTTATCCAACATGTGTTGAGAATTATATTAATGACGCAAAATTAAAGAAATATCATATTTCTTCTAACAACAAACTTGAAATTAAAGACTGTACGGAAAAGTTGATTACAGCTTTTGCTTTCAACAGATTTTTATCTGATTATCGCAGAAAAAAAGCAGGTGTTGATGTAAAAAGGATTAAGTCCATTAATATAAGGCATAAATCGTTAGATTTGTTATGCCCTTCCAATATTGCTGAGCATAGAGTTGATATCAATGAGACTGGAAAGGTAAAACATTCCCTTTACAATCGTGAAAATAGGAAAGCGGTAAATTCATATTGTTATAGCGCGGATAAGTATTGGACAAGAGATTTTCTTAATTTTGTAGAGCCAATAACAACAGATTGGGAACTCGACTACTCTGTCGATATATGTAATGGCTATGAATGGAGATGTACTCTAAAATATGATGATGGCACTTCTAAATTAATCATCGGAAATGTTGTACCCCCTCCATTCTCCGATGATATTGAACGTCGGATAAAAAATCTGGTTAGTTTTGATGAGGCACCATGGTTATTCACTTAA